A segment of the Allosaccharopolyspora coralli genome:
GCGGGCCTGCCGCTCGGCAACGGTGCCGGAGCCTCGGGAGCCGAACCGGGTGGCTGGATCTTGAAGCCGGTGATGGTGAGGCCACCCTCGACGGCCCGGTCGCGTGCTCGCTGCATGTCCGCTTCGACCGTACGCAGATCGTCGGCGTGAATCTCCAACGACGAGCAAACCTCGGAGAGCATCTGCACGGTGTCGCCAGCCATCCGCGCACTGGAGAACACGATATCGCGGAAGCCCTCCCCGGCCGCACCACCCCAGCCGCCTTCGGCCTCGCCACGAGTCGAGACGTACTTCTGTTCCGTGCGTTCCACGTTCGCCGAGGTCTCGCGCAGGAACTGACACGTCGCGGTGAACGAGTCCGGGTCACCCTCGACCTCCGTGTCTAGCTCTTGCACGTCAGTTCCCCCTGTTCAGCTCGGCGCGCTTGAGGTTCAGCGCTTCCTCGTAATCCCGCGTCTCGTACTCGGTCTTGCCCGCAGCCACCGCCTCACCGAGACCGGTCGCGCTGGCCGCCACGTTGCCCACGCCTTCGCACAACATTTGCAGCGTGGCCGAGACGAACTCGCTGACCTCCCCGGCCTGGGGGACCGGTGGTGGTGCCGCGCTGGCGTCCAGGTCGTCACCAGCCCCGCGCAGCCCAGCCGCGATCGTGTGCAACACCTGCGGGTCCGCTTCGATACCGCTCATTCTTCGACCCCCTCGACGCGACGCTGTTCAAGCGGCACGGCGGCATCCCAGAGAACCACGTCGGCGCCCGCCCGCTGCTGAAGATCGTCCACGGAGTTGCCCCGTACGGCGATCCACGGCTGCCCATTGCCGCATCCCGCCACCAGCGACTCCAGCGAGGTGTAAGCGAGCATCGCCGTCGTGCCGTCCGCGAGGTGGCGCAGCTCCAATGTGACTTCCTGATCACGGTCGGTGACACGCTCGCTCGGGAGGAACACCTGTCCCGGTAGCTCCCCCTCGTCATCGAGCGGTTCGGCGTGCGCAGCGCCGAACACCGGCGGCGCCACGCGGTCGCGGTTGTTCATAAGGTCCCCCTCGGTCACGGTCGATCGCGAGCACACCGTATCGAACCCACCCGGACCGCAAGAGCGGGTTACTACTCATCCCCCGAACAGACCAGAACGATCATTCACCATCTTCCCCAGACGTCTGGACGTGTCGCCTCGTGGGGCAGCCGTGCTCGTCCCGCGTGGGGCGACCGTGGGCCGATAAGCGTCACTCTGCGACTAAAGTGCAGCTCAGCAACGTCTACACCGGGCTGGACTGGCTGATGGTCAGACAGCACGTGACCAGCAGAAACCCCAGTTCAGCGCAACCCGTGGAGCGAACGGCACTTTCGCCTCGTCCTATGGGGCGAAAGTGCCGTTCGTTCCGACTCGCTCGGGTGATCAGCTGATGTGCTCGTAGGCGGGCAGGGTGAGGAAGTCGACGAACTCGTCGGCGACCGCGACCTTCTCGAACAGCTCCACGGCCAGGCCGAGGTTCTCCGTCGGGAAGCCCTCTTCGGCACGCAGCTGCTTCTCGGTGTCGGCGAGGACCTGGCGAACCAGGTCGACGGTCACCCGCTCACCGCCGGCGAGCACGACGTCGTTGTGCAGCCACTGCCAGATCTGCGAACGCGAGATCTCGGCGGTCGCGGCGTCCTCCATCAGGTTGTGGATCGCCGCCGCGCCGTTGCGTCCGAGCCACGAGACGATGTAGCGCACGCCGACGTCGACCGCGGCACGCAGGCCGTCGATCGTCTTGTCACCCGGGGTGGACTTGACGTCGAGGAGGTCCTCGGCGGTCACCGACACGTCGTCGCGGGTGCGGTCGATCTGGTTCGGCTTCTCGCCGAGCACCGCGTCGAACTCCTCGAAGCAGATCGGCACCAGGCCGGGGTGGGCGACCCACGAACCGTCGAAGCCGTCGCCCGCCTCGCGCTTCTTGTCGTCGTGGACCTTCTGCATGGCCTTTTCGTTGGCCTCCGGGTCCTTCTTGTTCGGGATGAACGCCGCCATGCCGCCGATCGCGAACGCGCCACGCTTGTGGCAGGTCCGCACCAACAGCTCGGTGTAGGCGCGCATGAACGGCACCGTCATGCCGACGACGTTGCGGTCCGGCAGCAGGAAGTCCGTGCCGTTCTCGCGGAACGTCTTGATCATGCTGAACAGGTAGTCCCAGCGGCCCGCGTTGAGACCGGCGCTGTGGTCGCGCAGCTCGTAGAGGATCTCCTCCATCTCGAAGGCCGCGGGGACGGTCTCGATGAGCACGGTGGCGCGCACGGTGCCGTGCGGGACGCCGAGCTCGGCCTGAGCATGGGTGAACACCTCGTTCCACAGCCGCGCCTCGAGGTGGCTCTCCATCTTCGGCAGGTAGAAGAACGGCCCGGTGCCGCGCCGCGCGGCCTCCTTGGCGTTGTGGAAGAAGTACAGGCCGAAGTCGACGAGCGCGCCCACGACCGGCTTACCGTCGACGAGGACGTTCTTGTCGTCGAAGTGCCAGCCGCGCGGGCGCACCAGCGGCACGGCGTGCTCGACGTCGTCGCGCAGCTTGTACTCCTTGCCCTCGGGCGTGGTCAGCTGCACCTGCTTGCGGATCACGTCGTAGAGGTTGACCTGACCGGAGACGACGTTGACCCAGTGCGGAGTGTTGGCGTCCTCGAGGTCGGCCAGCCAGATCTTGGCACCGGAGTTCAGCGCGTTCACCGACATCTTGCGGTCGGTCGGGCCGGTCATCTCGACGCGGCGGTCGCGGATCGCGGCCGGCGGCTCGGCGACCTGCCAGTCGGACTCGCGGATCTCGCGGGTCTCCTCCAGGAAGTCGAGCTTGCCGTTGCGCGCGGCCTCGTCCCGGCGCTGTTTGCGGCGCGCGAGCAGCTCGTCGCGGCGCGCGCCGAACTTGCGCTGCAGACCGGCGACGAATTCGAGAGCCTCGGTGGTGAGGATCTCGTCACCGCGTTCGACCGGTCCGCCGAGCACCTGCACGGTCGGTTCAGACATGGAAGGTCCACCTCTTCCTGGTGCTGTCCTGTGTTTTCTCGCTGGGCACGCCGGACGCCACGGGAGTCCCGACCGGAGAGTCGCCCGCCCAGCCTGCCGCGCGCCGACCACCCCCGCAGTCCGTGCGGGCGGGTCCGCTGTGGCGCGCGAGCACAACGGGTATGATTTTCTGCATCGTGGATATTAGTTTTCGCCATACGTGACGAGCAACATGAGCTGGGGCACGTCCGCGGCCACTAGACTGCACTCGTCCGCACACGTCCCGCGCCCGATCGGAAGGACCGCAGCCGATGTCGACCGCCGCAGGCCGCAGCGGAGGTGTGCAGTCGATCGAGCGCACCTTCGACCTGCTCGAAGAGCTCGCCGACGCGGGCGGCGAGATGACCCTCTCCGAGCTCGCCGACGCCTCCGGACTGCCGCTGCCGACCATTCACCGGATCATGAAAACGCTGGTGGGCTCGGGATACGTGCGCCAGCAGCCCTCGCGGCGCTACGCACTGGGGCCGCGGCTCATCCGCCTCGGCGAAACCGCAAGCCGGGCGCTCGGCTCGTTCGCGCGCCCCTATCTCGCGCAGCTCACCGAGGCGACCGGTGAAACCTCGAACATGGCGGTCCTCGACTCCGACCAGATCGTCTACGTCGCGCAGAACCCCTCGATGCACTCGATGCGGATGTTCACCGAAGTCGGACGGCGAGTGAACGCCCACGCGACCGCAGTGGGCAAGGCGATGATGGCCGAGTTGTCCGACGACGTCGTCACGCAGCTACTCACCCGCGCCGGAATGCCGCCCGCGACGGAACGCACCCTCACCACCGTCGACGGGATGCACAAGGAACTCGACGCGATCCGCGAGCGTGGCTACTCGGTGGACGACGGCGAACAGGAAGTCGGGGTGCGATGCTTCGCCGTCGCCGTGCCCGGGGCACCGGCCGGCGCTGCGATCTCCATCAGCGGGCCGGAAGGGCGCATGACGCGCATCGCCACCGACGAGATCATCCCCACGATGCAGCGGCTCGCCCAGGAGCTCTCCAAGGAGTTCGACACCACCGTGTGAGTGCCCGGGTGACCGAGAGGCCATTGTGGAGCTTGGGTAAGTGGTCGAGACCGACGCTTCTCACCCCGGGGCAGGCCGAGCCCGCGAGACCGTGCACTACGGGCACAGCTGCCAGGTACCAAACGCCCTGTCAGGAACGCGGCGCCCGGGCGTCGGCCAACAGCGACGCCGCCCGTTCAGTCCACTGAGGACTGTTGGCTTCGAGTCGGAGTTCCCGGACGTCGTCAGGGCGACGATGCAGACGCACCAGCAGATGCTCGTCCGCCAGCTGTTCGGCCACCCCCGATCCCCATTCGACGACGACCGCCGCCTCCGTGAGATCGGTTTCGAGGTCGAGGTCCTCCACCTCGTCCAATCCGGACAGTCGATACGCGTCGACGTGCACGAGCACCGGGCCGTCGCCCTCCGGACGGTGCACCCGCGCGATGACGAATGTCGGCGACGTCACCGGACCGCTCACGCCCATGCCCGTCGCGATTCCTCGCGCCAACACGGTCTTGCCCGCACCCAGCGGGCCGTCGAGCAGCACCAGGTCGCCCGCGCGCAGCACTGCGCCGAGGCGGCGGCCGAACTCCAGCGCGTCCGACTCCTCGGGCAGCTCCAGCACCGTCACGTCCGCGACCTCGACCGCCCGCGCAGCCACTTCGCCACGCCCCGCTTCCCCGTCGCACGCCGCGCCAACTCCGCCAGGTGCGACGTGACGAGCTCGTGCTGCTCCAGCATCACCATGTGCCCCGCCTCGGAGGCGCGCACCAGCTTCGCGTCGGGCAGCTCCTCCGCGATCACTTCGGCGTGCGAGAAGGGCGTCAACTTGTCGCTGTCCCCACTGAGCACCAGCACGTCGCAATGACGCAACCCGGCCAGCGCCGCCTTGCGGTCGTGGGAGCCGATCGTGTCGAGGAAATCCGTCACCGCCGACACCGACGTGCCGTCGATCATGTCCCCCATCAGGTCCACGAGCGACGGGCTCACGTGCCGGTCACCGAACGCCAGCGCGCGGACGAGGCTCCACGTCAGGTGCCTGCCGCTCTTGCGGGCCAGCTCGATCAGCGCCGGCTGCAGACCGGCCGCGACGCCGAGTCCCCGCGTGACCGGGTTGTACTTGGACAGCCAT
Coding sequences within it:
- a CDS encoding SAV_915 family protein, which encodes MNNRDRVAPPVFGAAHAEPLDDEGELPGQVFLPSERVTDRDQEVTLELRHLADGTTAMLAYTSLESLVAGCGNGQPWIAVRGNSVDDLQQRAGADVVLWDAAVPLEQRRVEGVEE
- the aceB gene encoding malate synthase A, coding for MSEPTVQVLGGPVERGDEILTTEALEFVAGLQRKFGARRDELLARRKQRRDEAARNGKLDFLEETREIRESDWQVAEPPAAIRDRRVEMTGPTDRKMSVNALNSGAKIWLADLEDANTPHWVNVVSGQVNLYDVIRKQVQLTTPEGKEYKLRDDVEHAVPLVRPRGWHFDDKNVLVDGKPVVGALVDFGLYFFHNAKEAARRGTGPFFYLPKMESHLEARLWNEVFTHAQAELGVPHGTVRATVLIETVPAAFEMEEILYELRDHSAGLNAGRWDYLFSMIKTFRENGTDFLLPDRNVVGMTVPFMRAYTELLVRTCHKRGAFAIGGMAAFIPNKKDPEANEKAMQKVHDDKKREAGDGFDGSWVAHPGLVPICFEEFDAVLGEKPNQIDRTRDDVSVTAEDLLDVKSTPGDKTIDGLRAAVDVGVRYIVSWLGRNGAAAIHNLMEDAATAEISRSQIWQWLHNDVVLAGGERVTVDLVRQVLADTEKQLRAEEGFPTENLGLAVELFEKVAVADEFVDFLTLPAYEHIS
- a CDS encoding IclR family transcriptional regulator — protein: MSTAAGRSGGVQSIERTFDLLEELADAGGEMTLSELADASGLPLPTIHRIMKTLVGSGYVRQQPSRRYALGPRLIRLGETASRALGSFARPYLAQLTEATGETSNMAVLDSDQIVYVAQNPSMHSMRMFTEVGRRVNAHATAVGKAMMAELSDDVVTQLLTRAGMPPATERTLTTVDGMHKELDAIRERGYSVDDGEQEVGVRCFAVAVPGAPAGAAISISGPEGRMTRIATDEIIPTMQRLAQELSKEFDTTV
- the tsaE gene encoding tRNA (adenosine(37)-N6)-threonylcarbamoyltransferase complex ATPase subunit type 1 TsaE, with the translated sequence MTVLELPEESDALEFGRRLGAVLRAGDLVLLDGPLGAGKTVLARGIATGMGVSGPVTSPTFVIARVHRPEGDGPVLVHVDAYRLSGLDEVEDLDLETDLTEAAVVVEWGSGVAEQLADEHLLVRLHRRPDDVRELRLEANSPQWTERAASLLADARAPRS